The Urbifossiella limnaea genome has a window encoding:
- a CDS encoding carbon-nitrogen hydrolase family protein — MHIALASPRVAATVADGLAATDRLLAAAAAQGARIVCFPEAYLPGLRGLDFPVPPFGRAEQERVVGAATEMTRRHGITAVLGMEWHTDLGRHIAAVVIDAQGHLVGVQTKNQLDPSEEPLYVPGRTRRLFTVEGLTFGVAICHEGFRYPETVRWAAARGAKVVFHPHCTGSDLTGTVPRAWGDPAGPYYEKAVMCRALENTVYVASANYAFRYPESATTLIGPQGGLVAHLPYGEEGVLVCDVDLDAATGLLAKRYAPERYGDGA; from the coding sequence ATGCACATCGCCCTCGCCAGCCCGCGCGTGGCGGCGACCGTCGCCGACGGGCTCGCCGCCACCGACCGCCTCCTCGCCGCGGCCGCCGCACAGGGCGCGCGAATCGTTTGCTTCCCCGAAGCGTACCTCCCCGGCCTCCGCGGCCTCGACTTCCCCGTACCGCCGTTCGGCCGCGCCGAGCAGGAGCGCGTCGTCGGCGCCGCGACCGAGATGACGCGCCGCCACGGCATCACCGCGGTCCTCGGCATGGAGTGGCACACCGACCTCGGCCGCCACATCGCCGCGGTCGTGATCGACGCGCAGGGCCATCTCGTCGGCGTGCAGACGAAGAACCAGCTCGACCCGTCGGAGGAGCCGCTGTACGTCCCCGGCCGCACCCGCCGGCTGTTCACCGTCGAGGGGCTGACGTTCGGCGTGGCGATCTGCCACGAGGGCTTCCGCTACCCCGAGACGGTGCGCTGGGCGGCGGCGCGCGGGGCGAAGGTGGTGTTCCACCCGCACTGCACCGGCAGCGACCTCACCGGCACCGTGCCGCGGGCGTGGGGTGACCCCGCGGGGCCGTACTACGAGAAGGCGGTGATGTGCCGGGCGCTGGAGAACACGGTGTACGTGGCGAGCGCGAACTACGCGTTCCGTTACCCCGAGTCGGCGACGACGCTGATCGGCCCGCAGGGCGGGCTGGTGGCGCACCTCCCCTACGGCGAGGAGGGCGTGCTGGTGTGCGACGTGGACCTGGACGCCGCGACGGGGCTGCTGGCGAAGCGCTACGCCCCCGAGCGGTACGGGGACGGCGCGTGA
- a CDS encoding DUF1501 domain-containing protein yields the protein MLTIPGHAHRYCDGVTRRGFLTAGAAAGLTLPNLMRAEAASGRRTHKSVIMVYLTGGMAHQDTFDLKPNAPAEVRGTFNPIRTNLTGVTVCEHLPMLARCMDKVAVVRSLVGQRDEHSSWQSYTATTMDAAKRENKPHFGSVVARLQGQTDPIVPAFVDLSPTMQHRPYNSPGAALLGRAAAPVKVDGDEIGVMRNVVVPPGQLADRRTLLGGLDAMRRADGGSTDTFHDRAFDVLASNKVVDALDVTKEPERVRERYGRGSPRHQGDGAPQWNDQLLMARRLVEAGARVVTVAYGFWDTHGNNFKSLERQLPLFDRGVSALVEDIHARGMDKDCLVVVWGEFGRTPKINKDAGRDHWARVNFALMSGGGLRTGQVIGTTDAQAGEAKTDAIPYPNVLATTYHALGIDPHAMVYDVSNRPNPVLPGSAQVIDKLV from the coding sequence ATGCTCACCATCCCCGGCCACGCCCACCGGTACTGCGACGGCGTCACCCGCCGCGGCTTCCTCACCGCCGGCGCCGCCGCCGGCCTCACCCTGCCGAACCTGATGCGCGCCGAAGCGGCCAGCGGCCGCCGCACGCACAAGTCCGTCATCATGGTCTACCTGACCGGCGGCATGGCCCACCAGGACACGTTCGACCTCAAGCCGAACGCCCCGGCGGAAGTGCGCGGCACGTTCAACCCCATCCGCACGAACCTGACAGGCGTGACCGTCTGCGAGCACCTGCCGATGCTCGCCCGCTGCATGGACAAGGTCGCCGTCGTGCGGTCGCTCGTCGGCCAGCGCGACGAGCACAGCAGCTGGCAGAGCTACACCGCCACCACGATGGACGCCGCCAAGCGCGAGAACAAGCCGCACTTCGGCAGCGTCGTCGCCCGCCTCCAGGGCCAGACGGACCCCATCGTGCCGGCGTTCGTGGACCTGTCGCCGACGATGCAGCACCGGCCGTACAACTCGCCCGGCGCCGCCCTCCTCGGCCGCGCCGCGGCCCCGGTGAAGGTGGACGGCGACGAGATCGGCGTGATGCGGAACGTCGTCGTGCCGCCGGGCCAACTCGCCGACCGCCGCACGCTCCTCGGCGGGCTGGACGCGATGCGCCGCGCCGACGGCGGCTCGACGGACACGTTCCACGACCGCGCCTTCGACGTGCTCGCCAGCAACAAGGTGGTGGACGCGCTGGACGTGACGAAGGAGCCCGAGCGCGTCCGCGAGCGCTACGGCCGCGGCTCCCCGCGCCACCAGGGCGACGGCGCCCCGCAGTGGAACGACCAGCTGCTGATGGCCCGCCGGCTGGTGGAGGCCGGCGCCCGCGTCGTGACCGTGGCCTACGGCTTCTGGGACACGCACGGCAACAACTTCAAGAGCCTCGAACGCCAGCTGCCGCTGTTCGACCGCGGCGTGTCGGCGCTGGTGGAAGACATCCACGCCCGCGGCATGGACAAGGACTGCCTGGTGGTGGTGTGGGGCGAGTTCGGGCGGACGCCGAAGATTAACAAGGACGCCGGCCGCGACCACTGGGCGCGGGTGAACTTCGCGCTGATGAGCGGCGGCGGGCTGCGGACGGGCCAGGTGATCGGCACGACCGACGCCCAGGCCGGCGAGGCGAAGACCGACGCGATCCCGTACCCGAACGTGCTGGCGACGACGTACCACGCCCTCGGCATCGACCCGCACGCGATGGTGTACGACGTGTCGAATCGCCCCAACCCCGTGCTCCCGGGCTCGGCGCAGGTCATCGACAAGCTGGTGTAA
- a CDS encoding ABC transporter ATP-binding protein, with amino-acid sequence MVTPADGAALRVRDVSKTFRAADGATVVALAGVSLDVAGGELVALVGPSGCGKSTLLRMVAGLDAPTRGALHVGSNPVTGPGADRGLMFQDPSLFPWLTVRRNVEAGLVAQGVLRQRRHEVDELLALTGLTAFAGAYPHQLSGGMAQRAALARALVTHPRVLLLDEPLGALDQFTRMRMQDELLRLWAARGTTMLLVTHDVDEAIYLSDRIVVLSPRPGRVDRVIDVGLPRPRRRTDAAFLALRSALLEALHLTGAG; translated from the coding sequence GTGGTGACGCCCGCGGACGGCGCCGCCCTGCGGGTGCGCGACGTGAGCAAGACGTTCCGCGCCGCCGACGGCGCCACCGTCGTCGCGCTCGCCGGCGTCTCGCTCGACGTGGCCGGCGGCGAGCTGGTGGCGCTGGTCGGCCCGAGCGGGTGCGGCAAGTCCACGCTGCTGCGGATGGTGGCCGGCCTCGACGCCCCGACCCGCGGCGCGCTGCACGTCGGATCGAACCCGGTGACCGGGCCGGGCGCCGACCGCGGGCTGATGTTCCAGGACCCGAGCCTGTTCCCGTGGCTGACGGTGCGGCGGAACGTCGAGGCCGGGCTGGTGGCGCAGGGCGTGCTGCGGCAGCGGCGGCACGAGGTGGACGAGCTCCTGGCGCTGACCGGGCTGACGGCGTTCGCCGGGGCGTACCCGCACCAGCTCTCCGGCGGCATGGCCCAGCGGGCGGCGCTGGCGCGGGCGCTGGTGACGCACCCGCGGGTGCTGTTGCTGGACGAGCCGCTGGGGGCGCTGGACCAGTTCACCCGGATGCGGATGCAGGACGAGTTGCTGCGGCTGTGGGCGGCCCGCGGCACGACGATGCTGCTGGTGACGCACGACGTGGACGAGGCGATTTACCTGAGCGACCGGATCGTGGTGCTGTCGCCGCGGCCGGGGCGGGTGGACCGGGTGATCGACGTGGGCCTGCCGCGGCCGCGCCGCCGCACCGACGCCGCCTTCCTGGCGCTGCGGTCGGCGCTGCTCGAGGCGCTGCACCTGACCGGCGCCGGGTGA
- a CDS encoding ABC transporter permease, with protein sequence MASDLADPQPARWGAALSPTAAAVAALAAHLALADAQPPPLTWLASAPAWQHPYPVVVAAVGALGLLAAALQAALPALRPAVRHFAPLTAAAVALLALWEFVTVKMNWLKQPFFPGPDEVFAAVFDDRAILLESAWHSLQLLLAGYAAGVAAGLVTGVLVGWFPAVRYWAMPALKLVGPVPATALIPLVMTLWKDSFPCAVALIGFAVWFPMTILTSSGIANVRLSYLDVARTLGAGRLYLIFRVALPAALPNIFVGLFMGLGASFLTLIVAETVGVQAGLGWYLRWQQGYMEYAKVYGTLLISAAFFSTLMTLLFKVRDRVLRWQQGVIKW encoded by the coding sequence ATGGCGTCCGACCTCGCCGACCCGCAGCCCGCCCGCTGGGGTGCCGCCCTGTCGCCGACCGCCGCCGCCGTCGCCGCGCTCGCCGCCCACCTCGCCCTCGCCGACGCGCAACCGCCGCCGCTCACCTGGCTCGCGTCCGCCCCCGCCTGGCAGCACCCGTACCCCGTCGTCGTCGCCGCCGTCGGCGCCCTCGGCCTCCTCGCCGCGGCGCTCCAGGCCGCGCTCCCGGCGCTGCGCCCCGCGGTCCGCCACTTCGCGCCGCTGACCGCCGCCGCCGTCGCGCTGCTGGCCCTGTGGGAGTTCGTCACCGTCAAAATGAACTGGCTGAAGCAGCCGTTCTTCCCCGGCCCCGACGAGGTGTTCGCGGCCGTGTTCGACGACCGCGCGATCCTGCTCGAAAGCGCCTGGCACTCGCTGCAACTGCTCCTCGCCGGGTACGCCGCCGGCGTCGCCGCGGGGCTCGTCACCGGCGTGCTCGTCGGCTGGTTCCCGGCGGTGCGCTACTGGGCGATGCCGGCGCTGAAGCTGGTCGGCCCCGTGCCGGCGACGGCGCTCATCCCGCTGGTGATGACGCTGTGGAAGGACTCGTTCCCGTGCGCCGTCGCGCTCATCGGCTTCGCCGTGTGGTTCCCGATGACCATCCTCACGTCGTCGGGCATCGCCAACGTCCGGCTGTCGTACCTGGACGTGGCCCGCACCCTCGGCGCCGGCCGGCTGTACCTCATCTTCCGCGTCGCGCTGCCGGCCGCGCTGCCGAACATTTTCGTCGGCCTGTTCATGGGGTTGGGCGCGTCGTTCCTCACGCTCATCGTCGCCGAGACGGTCGGCGTGCAGGCCGGCCTCGGGTGGTACCTGCGGTGGCAGCAGGGGTACATGGAGTACGCCAAGGTGTACGGCACGCTCCTCATCAGCGCCGCGTTCTTCTCCACGCTCATGACGCTGCTGTTCAAGGTCCGCGACCGCGTGCTCCGGTGGCAACAGGGGGTGATCAAGTGGTGA